From one Streptomyces sp. N50 genomic stretch:
- a CDS encoding site-2 protease family protein — translation MTATTTRPSDRRISPVFLGILAVTAVTGWATWTGFAEQPGVAVFLFVTAAWIVSLCLHEYAHARTALHSGDISIGSKGYLTLNPMKYTHALLSIVLPVIFVIMGGIGLPGGAVFIERGRIHGRWKHSLISAAGPLTNVLFAAVCTAPFWLHALDGVPADFQYALAFLALLQVTAAILNFLPVPGLDGYGVIEPWLSNDIKRQVEPFAPFGLLFVFALLWVPSINREFFDMIDAILRGLGVSDWQTSNGYSLYQFWR, via the coding sequence ATGACCGCCACCACCACCCGCCCCAGTGACCGGCGGATCAGTCCCGTCTTCCTCGGGATCCTGGCTGTCACGGCGGTGACCGGCTGGGCCACCTGGACCGGGTTCGCCGAGCAGCCGGGCGTCGCCGTGTTCCTGTTCGTGACGGCGGCCTGGATCGTCTCCCTGTGTCTGCACGAGTACGCGCACGCCCGCACCGCCCTGCACAGCGGTGACATCTCGATCGGCTCGAAGGGCTATCTGACCCTCAACCCGATGAAGTACACGCACGCCCTGCTCAGCATCGTGCTCCCGGTGATCTTCGTCATCATGGGCGGCATCGGTCTGCCGGGCGGCGCGGTGTTCATCGAGCGGGGCCGCATTCACGGCCGGTGGAAGCACAGCCTGATCTCGGCGGCGGGCCCGCTGACGAACGTGCTGTTCGCGGCGGTCTGCACGGCGCCTTTCTGGCTGCACGCACTCGACGGGGTGCCGGCCGACTTCCAGTACGCGCTGGCCTTCCTGGCCCTGCTCCAGGTGACCGCGGCGATCCTGAACTTCCTGCCGGTGCCGGGCCTGGACGGCTACGGCGTGATCGAGCCCTGGCTGTCGAACGACATCAAGCGGCAGGTCGAGCCGTTCGCGCCGTTCGGCCTGCTGTTCGTGTTCGCGCTGCTGTGGGTGCCGTCGATCAACCGGGAGTTCTTCGACATGATCGACGCGATCCTGCGGGGGCTGGGCGTCAGCGACTGGCAGACGTCGAACGGCTACAGCCTCTACCAGTTCTGGCGCTAG
- a CDS encoding sialidase family protein, translating into MTETTEATTEATTEVTVPFVAGQGGYASYRIPAVVVSAAGTVLAFCEGRVDSASDHGHIEIVLRRSTDGGRTWGPITAAATNGPHLAGNPAPVVLDTGRVLLVYVRATATATEDAILRGQVPAADGRRIWVRYSDDDGVTWSSSKEITAQVKKPEWRWYATTPGHAIQLSTGRVVVAANHTIPPTGKDVGNEAKYNSGHCLLSDDKGETWSIGYVDENPDGYVNCNETTAAELPDGRVYFNTRNDATAPGHRADAYSADGGTTLVKPFRPQAGLTAPVCEASVLQLRDPDVLLYSGPGDPAARALMTLRASTDAGTTWRPVHTVDGLPAAYSDLVRVDDDTVGLLYETGDFGPYETITFRRVPVTDLT; encoded by the coding sequence CGTCGTGGTCAGCGCCGCCGGCACCGTCCTGGCGTTCTGCGAGGGCCGCGTCGACTCCGCGAGCGACCACGGCCACATCGAGATCGTCCTGCGGCGCTCCACGGACGGCGGCCGCACCTGGGGCCCGATCACCGCCGCCGCCACCAACGGCCCCCACCTCGCGGGCAACCCCGCCCCCGTCGTCCTCGACACCGGCCGCGTCCTGCTCGTGTACGTCCGCGCGACCGCCACCGCCACCGAGGACGCCATCCTGCGCGGCCAGGTGCCGGCGGCCGACGGGCGCCGGATCTGGGTGCGCTACAGCGACGACGACGGTGTCACCTGGTCGAGTTCGAAGGAGATCACCGCCCAGGTGAAGAAGCCCGAGTGGCGCTGGTACGCCACCACGCCCGGCCACGCGATCCAGCTGAGCACCGGCCGGGTGGTCGTCGCCGCCAACCACACGATCCCGCCCACCGGAAAGGACGTAGGAAACGAGGCGAAGTACAACAGCGGCCACTGTCTGCTCAGCGACGACAAGGGCGAGACCTGGTCCATCGGCTACGTCGACGAGAACCCGGACGGCTACGTCAACTGCAACGAGACCACCGCCGCCGAACTCCCGGACGGGCGCGTCTACTTCAACACCCGCAACGACGCGACGGCCCCCGGCCACCGCGCCGACGCGTACTCGGCGGACGGCGGCACCACCCTGGTGAAGCCCTTCCGCCCGCAGGCCGGCCTCACCGCCCCCGTCTGCGAGGCCAGCGTCCTCCAACTCCGCGACCCCGACGTGCTGTTGTACTCCGGCCCCGGCGACCCGGCCGCCCGCGCCCTGATGACCCTGCGCGCCTCCACCGACGCCGGCACCACCTGGCGCCCGGTGCACACGGTCGACGGACTGCCCGCCGCCTACTCCGACCTCGTACGCGTCGACGACGACACGGTCGGACTCCTCTACGAGACCGGCGACTTCGGGCCGTACGAGACGATCACGTTCCGACGGGTCCCCGTGACGGACCTCACCTGA
- the npdG gene encoding NADPH-dependent F420 reductase: MTSTDSAAQTPATDSAAAPAKAPAKDPWDLPDVSGLVVGVLGGTGPQGKGLAYRLAKAGQKVIIGSRAADRAQAAADELGHGVEGADNAETARRSDVVIVAVPWDGHGKTLESLREELAGKLVVDCVNPLGFDKKGAYALKPEEGSAAEQAAALLPDSRVAAAFHHLSAVLLMDQEIAEIDTDVMVLGEERADVEIVQALAGRIPGMRGVFAGRLRNAHQVESLVANLISVNRRYKAHAGLRVTDV; this comes from the coding sequence ATGACCTCTACCGACAGTGCTGCACAGACCCCCGCGACGGACTCCGCGGCCGCCCCCGCGAAGGCCCCCGCCAAGGACCCGTGGGACCTCCCCGACGTCTCCGGACTGGTCGTCGGCGTGCTCGGCGGGACCGGGCCGCAGGGCAAGGGCCTCGCCTACCGGCTGGCCAAGGCCGGCCAGAAGGTGATCATCGGCTCCCGCGCCGCCGACCGCGCGCAGGCCGCCGCCGACGAACTCGGCCACGGGGTCGAGGGCGCCGACAACGCCGAGACCGCGCGCCGCAGCGACGTCGTGATCGTCGCCGTGCCCTGGGACGGCCACGGCAAGACCCTGGAGTCGTTGCGCGAGGAGTTGGCCGGCAAGCTCGTCGTCGACTGCGTCAACCCGCTCGGCTTCGACAAGAAGGGCGCCTACGCGCTGAAGCCGGAGGAGGGCAGCGCCGCCGAACAGGCCGCCGCCCTGCTGCCCGACTCGCGGGTCGCCGCCGCCTTCCACCACCTGTCGGCGGTGCTGCTCATGGACCAGGAGATCGCCGAGATCGACACGGACGTGATGGTCCTGGGCGAGGAGCGCGCCGACGTCGAGATCGTGCAGGCGCTGGCCGGCCGTATCCCCGGCATGCGCGGTGTCTTCGCCGGCCGGCTGCGCAACGCCCACCAGGTGGAGTCCCTGGTCGCGAACCTGATCTCCGTCAACCGCCGCTACAAGGCCCACGCGGGACTGCGCGTCACGGACGTCTGA